A region from the Deinococcus sp. Leaf326 genome encodes:
- the ispD gene encoding 2-C-methyl-D-erythritol 4-phosphate cytidylyltransferase, which produces MTPAPRVAALIPAAGSGTRLGLGPKAFVEVAGASLLARSVAALAPHVDEVVVALPAGWTLPPGVPARVVVGGPTRQNSVRLLLEATQAEVVLVHDAARPFLPAEVVRAVLSAAQDLGAATAALPVADTLVRAGPDQAGAGQRWGEPTPREGLWAVQTPQGFRHGVLREAHARAQDDGYVATDDAGLVARLGEPVALVPGDARLFKVTAPGDLALATALAAVWDAG; this is translated from the coding sequence ATGACGCCGGCCCCCAGGGTGGCCGCCCTCATTCCCGCCGCCGGGTCGGGCACGCGCCTGGGGCTGGGGCCAAAAGCTTTTGTTGAGGTCGCGGGCGCGAGTCTGCTGGCCCGCAGCGTGGCCGCGCTGGCTCCCCACGTGGACGAGGTGGTCGTGGCGCTGCCGGCGGGGTGGACCCTGCCGCCCGGCGTCCCGGCCCGCGTCGTCGTCGGGGGGCCGACGCGCCAGAACAGCGTGCGCCTGCTGCTGGAGGCCACCCAGGCCGAGGTGGTGCTCGTGCACGACGCGGCGCGGCCCTTTCTGCCCGCCGAGGTCGTGCGTGCGGTGCTCTCGGCGGCACAGGACCTCGGCGCGGCGACGGCGGCCCTGCCGGTGGCCGACACGCTGGTGCGGGCCGGTCCGGACCAGGCGGGCGCGGGCCAGCGCTGGGGCGAGCCGACCCCCCGGGAAGGGCTGTGGGCGGTGCAGACCCCGCAGGGCTTCCGGCACGGGGTGTTGCGGGAAGCCCACGCACGGGCGCAGGACGACGGCTATGTCGCCACCGACGACGCCGGACTGGTCGCGCGCTTGGGGGAACCGGTGGCGCTGGTGCCCGGCGACGCGCGGCTGTTTAAGGTGACGGCTCCCGGCGACCTCGCGCTGGCGACGGCCCTGGCGGCCGTGTGGGACGCCGGATGA
- a CDS encoding UbiX family flavin prenyltransferase has translation MRLVVGVSGGSGIPYAHSILEALRALEVETHLIVSSGAKRVMSAEGGPQLADLTALATHTHDDRDLAASVASGSYRTDGMLVVPCSAGTLAKIAHGFADNLLSRAAHVTLKERRRLALLVREDPLPRPMLLNLLAAHDAGATVMTASPGFYHAPDSVAELLHFVTARALDQFGLDVPGFRRWKDGE, from the coding sequence ATGAGGCTGGTGGTGGGGGTCAGTGGGGGCAGCGGAATTCCCTACGCCCACAGCATTCTGGAGGCGCTGCGGGCGCTGGAGGTCGAGACCCACCTCATCGTCTCGAGTGGGGCCAAGCGGGTCATGAGCGCCGAGGGCGGCCCGCAGCTCGCCGACCTCACGGCGCTGGCGACCCACACCCACGACGACCGCGACCTCGCAGCCAGCGTCGCCAGCGGGTCGTACCGCACCGACGGCATGCTCGTCGTGCCGTGCAGCGCGGGCACACTGGCCAAAATCGCGCACGGCTTCGCCGACAACCTGCTGTCGCGCGCCGCGCACGTCACCCTCAAGGAGCGGCGGCGGCTGGCGCTGCTCGTGCGTGAGGACCCCCTGCCCCGGCCCATGCTCCTCAACCTGCTGGCAGCCCATGATGCGGGCGCGACCGTCATGACCGCCTCGCCGGGCTTCTATCACGCGCCCGACAGCGTGGCTGAGCTGCTCCACTTCGTGACGGCCCGCGCCCTGGACCAGTTCGGGCTGGACGTGCCGGGCTTCCGCCGCTGGAAGGACGGAGAATGA